The following coding sequences are from one Hugenholtzia roseola DSM 9546 window:
- a CDS encoding LytR/AlgR family response regulator transcription factor: MLLKVLIVDDEAQARLMMRHILSSPELEVEIVGEAQDLPQAIRLIREKEPQVVFLDIEMPKYSGLQILDFFSPEEVNFEIIFATAYNNFALKAFEVSAIDYLLKPIEIEAVEKSLEKVRKRLSPKKSDTTLLAQNAEVEPIFEKKLQERLEILQSQIRKENDSNKIALPVAEGLLFVENSEIIYLHAEGSYTTVFLKQKPELVISKNIKFFENILAPHKNFLRIHRSYLVNLDAVRQYVKKDGGYLVMENGNHVSVGKDKKDEFLKYYAE; the protein is encoded by the coding sequence ATGTTGCTCAAAGTTTTAATTGTCGATGATGAAGCACAGGCGCGTCTGATGATGCGACATATCCTTTCAAGTCCCGAACTTGAAGTTGAAATTGTAGGGGAGGCGCAGGATTTACCCCAAGCCATTCGCCTGATTCGCGAAAAAGAGCCGCAGGTTGTTTTTTTAGATATAGAGATGCCCAAATATTCGGGTCTGCAAATTTTAGATTTCTTTTCACCCGAAGAAGTAAATTTTGAAATTATTTTCGCTACTGCCTATAATAATTTCGCGCTTAAAGCCTTCGAAGTTTCGGCTATTGATTATTTATTAAAACCAATAGAAATAGAAGCCGTAGAAAAAAGCCTCGAAAAGGTACGAAAAAGATTATCCCCTAAAAAGTCTGACACTACCTTGCTTGCCCAAAATGCAGAGGTTGAGCCGATTTTTGAAAAAAAATTACAAGAAAGACTTGAAATATTACAAAGTCAGATAAGAAAAGAAAATGATTCCAATAAAATTGCCTTGCCCGTAGCCGAAGGGTTGCTCTTTGTAGAAAATAGCGAAATTATCTACCTTCACGCCGAAGGTTCTTATACTACTGTTTTTTTAAAACAAAAACCTGAACTTGTTATTAGCAAGAACATCAAATTTTTTGAGAATATCCTTGCGCCACACAAAAATTTTCTGCGGATTCACCGTTCTTATCTCGTCAATCTCGATGCCGTTAGGCAGTACGTCAAAAAAGATGGTGGCTATCTTGTAATGGAAAATGGCAATCATGTGAGCGTAGGAAAAGACAAAAAAGACGAATTTTTGAAATATTATGCTGAATAA